DNA from Halobaculum sp. XH14:
AGCACGTCGACGTCGGCCCCGTCGTAGTCGGGGGTGAGTCCCTGAAGCAGCTCCTCGTCGAGCGTGCCCAGCGCGGTCTCGACGCTTCCGCCCTCGAAGCGGCCGGGCAGGAAGCTGGCCTGACCGATGAACTCCGCGACGAACCGCGACTCGGGGTGTTCGAACACGGCTTCGGGCCGCCCAACCTGCTGGAGCGTCCCGTCGTGCATGACGGCGACGCGGTCGGAGATGCTCAGCGCCTCCTCCTGGTCGTGGGTCACCGAGACGGCCGTGACGCCCGCCTCCTTCAGGATCCGTCGCACGTCCTCGCGCATCCGCACCCTGAGCCGCACGTCGAGGTTGGAGAACGGCTCGTCGAGCAGCAGCACGTCGGGTTCGGGCGCGAGCGAGCGCGCCAGCGCGACGCGCTGGCGCTGGCCGCCCGAGAGCGTGTCGGGCGACTGGTCCGCGTACTCGGTCAGGCCGACGAGCTCGAGCAGATCGGCGACCCGCGCTTCGGTCTCGCCGTCGTCGGCGTCCTGCAGGCCGAAGGCGACGTTCTCGGCGACCGAGAGGTGGGGGAACAGCGCGAACTCCTGGAACACCATGCCGACGTCGCGGTCCTCGGGGTCGGTCACGACGCCCTCGCCCGCGACCGTCTCGTCGGCCACGACGACCACGCCGTCGGTCGGGGCCGCCAGCCCGGCGATCATGCGGAGCGTCGTCGTCTTTCCGCAGCCGGACGGCCCCAGCAGGGTGAGCAGTTCGCCGTCCCTGACGGTCAGGTTCAGCCCGTCGACGGCCGTCTCCGTGCCGTACTCCTTCCGGACGCCCTCCAGCCGGAGCACCGGCTCGGCGTCGTCGTACGGTCCCCGCGGGGGGTCCTCGGCCGTTTCCGAGCCGCCCGCGGCGCCGGCGGGTGGTCCCTCGCCCGATCCGGCGTCCGCGTCGTCGTGGCCATCGCTGGTCCCCGTCGTCCCGCCCGCCGTCACCTCGTCGAGCGTCCTTTCAGCCATCGGTCCCCTCCTGGCGCAACAGGAGCACCATCGACAGGCCGGAGACGGCCACCAGCACGAGCGCCGGCAGCGCGGCCCGGCCGTAGTAGCCGGCCTCCTGAACTCGCCAGATGTACGTCACGAGCGTTGTAAATCCTGTCGGATGGAGGATGAGCGTCGCCGGCAGCTCCTTCATCGTGGTGAGAAACACCAGCGCGGCCCCCGCGACGAGCCCCGGCGTGATCAGCGGCAGCGTCACGCGGCGGAACGCGCCGCGCGGCGGCTCGCCGAGCGTCCGCGCCGCACCCAGAAGGTCCCCGTCGACGCCGAGCACCGACGAGCGGGTGGTGCCGACCGCCTGCGGGAGAAAGCGGACGACGTACGCGAACACGAGCAGCGGGAGCGTCTGGTAGAGCCCCGGCGCGTAGCTGGTTCCGAAAAACACCAGCGCGAGCGCGAGCACGACGCCCGGCATCGCGTAACCGACGTACGTCGAGCGCTCCGAGAGCCGTGCGGCGAGCGAGTCCGAGCGTCCGGCGTAGTAGGCGATCGGCAGCGCCAGCACCACGGTCACGAGGGCCGCGAGCAGCGACGCCGACACCGAGTTCAGCCCGAACGCCCAGTCGAACGCGATGCCGCCGCCGGCGTAGCCCGGGCCGCTCCGGAGCAGCCACATCGCCAGGATGCCGACCGGGAGCGCGAGCGTGAAGGTCGCAACCGTCGCGGGGAACAGCATCGCGGGCCAGCGGAGCCGACCCAGTTCGATGACAGTCGAGGACGACGCGGCCGACCCGTAGCCGTCGGACTCCTCGGGGCCGATCCGGGATTCGAGCGCGAGGACGAACGCGGTGACACAGAGCAGTTCCAGCGCGAGCACCGTCGCCCGCGCCTGCCCGAACGCGCCGAGTTCGACGTAGATGACGCGCGTGAACACGTCGTACTGCATGATCGCCGGCGTCCCGAAGTCCGAGAGCGCGTACAGCGCGACCAGCAGCGCCCCCGCGGTCACTCCCGGGGCGATCTGTGGCAACACCACGCGACGGAACGCCGAGCGGTAGCGGTGGTTCAGCGTCCGTGCCGCCTCGAGTTGCGTCGTGTCGAACGACAGCAGCGACGCCCGCGTCGTGAGGAACACGTAGGGGTAGACGAACAGCGTGAGGACCAGCACCGCTCCCTCGAGCCCGTAGATGGTCGGAATCCGGACGCCCAGCGGCGCGAGCAGGTCCGCGAGCGCCCCGCGCGGGCCGAACGCCGAGACGTACGCGAACGCTCCGAGGTAGCTCGGCACGACGAGGGGGAGCGCGGCGACGACGGTCCAGAACCGGCCGAACGGCAGGTCAGTCTGGACCGTGAGGACCGCCAGCGGGACCCCCAGCGCGAGCGACCCGCCGGTGACGAGCGCGACGACCAGCAGGCTGTTCACCAGCACCTCGACCGCGGTGGGTGACGTCGCCAGACCGACGGCCTCGACGAGCCCCACGTCGGCGGCCCTGAGAACGAGCCAGAGCACCGGCGAGACGACGGCGGCCGCGACCGCGACGGCCGCGGCGGCGAGGAGGAGGCCGGCGGCGTCGCCGTCCGCAGCCTCCCGGGCTCGCCGGGTCAGGGTCCCCCCGACCCCCGCCGCATCGTCGCCCCCGGAGGCCATCAGAGCACGCCGGTCTCGCGGAGCAGTTCCAGCGTCGGCTGGACGTCCGAGAGTTCGGTCAGGTCCAGGTCCGGCGGGTTCAGTTCGTCGATGGTCGGGAGCCCGCCGACCGGCGGGATCCCCGGAATCATCGGGTAGCCGTACGTCCGTGTGGCGAAGAACTCCTGGGCCTCCGCCGAGAGCAGGTGGCGGATGAACGTTTGCGCCAGGTCACCGTTGTCGCTCGGCGCGAGCTGTGCGGCGCCGGCGACGTTGATGAGCGCGCCAGCGTCGCCGCTCGTGAACGCGAGGTCGAGCGGTGCGTCCGGCCTGCTCGCCCGCACCCGGAGCGCGTAGTAGTGGTTCGCGAAGCCGGCGGCGATCTCGCCCTCCGCGACCGCGTTCGAGACGAGGAACTCGTCCGGGTACTCCGTGATCCCGGCGTCGAGCATCCCGTTCAGCCACTCGCGCGTCGGCTCCTCGCCCTCGATGACCCGCATCGCGGTGACGAACGCCTGGAAGGCGCCGTAGGTCGGCCCCCAGCCCATCGCGTCCTGCAGCGGCGACGCGCCCGGGAAGTCCATGACCGTCTCCGGGATGTCGTCGGACGAGAGCGCATCCGTGTTGTACGGCACCGCGCGTGCGCGGCCGGCCGTGCCGACCCACTGGCCGTTCGGGTGGAACGTCTCCGGAACGGGCTCGACGACCTCCGAGGGGAGTTCCGCGGTGAGGCCCTCGTCGGCGACCGCGCCGAGCGAGCCGGCGTCGACCGACCAGAACACGTCGGCGGGCGTCGACTCGCCCTCGGTGATGATCGTGTTCGCGCCCTCCGCCGCGCCGTAGCCGCGGATCCGCCCGGTGAAGTCTGGGTAGATGTTCTCCAGCAGCGTCACGAGGTCGCGGTAGAGGCCGCCCTCGCCCCCGCCGAGGTAGATGTCGAGTTCGCCGCTCAGCTCCGGCAGGTCGGAGAGTCGCGTTCCCTCCAGCGGCGGGCGCGACTCGACGAGCGGGCCGGAGCCGCGGA
Protein-coding regions in this window:
- a CDS encoding ABC transporter ATP-binding protein; amino-acid sequence: MAERTLDEVTAGGTTGTSDGHDDADAGSGEGPPAGAAGGSETAEDPPRGPYDDAEPVLRLEGVRKEYGTETAVDGLNLTVRDGELLTLLGPSGCGKTTTLRMIAGLAAPTDGVVVVADETVAGEGVVTDPEDRDVGMVFQEFALFPHLSVAENVAFGLQDADDGETEARVADLLELVGLTEYADQSPDTLSGGQRQRVALARSLAPEPDVLLLDEPFSNLDVRLRVRMREDVRRILKEAGVTAVSVTHDQEEALSISDRVAVMHDGTLQQVGRPEAVFEHPESRFVAEFIGQASFLPGRFEGGSVETALGTLDEELLQGLTPDYDGADVDVLVRPDDLEAVPAGGDGDGVIVGRTYTGPSFVYDVELDGGRVVRCEHNHATEFALDRRVTVELVADHTLAWYPAADGVAE
- a CDS encoding ABC transporter permease; amino-acid sequence: MASGGDDAAGVGGTLTRRAREAADGDAAGLLLAAAAVAVAAAVVSPVLWLVLRAADVGLVEAVGLATSPTAVEVLVNSLLVVALVTGGSLALGVPLAVLTVQTDLPFGRFWTVVAALPLVVPSYLGAFAYVSAFGPRGALADLLAPLGVRIPTIYGLEGAVLVLTLFVYPYVFLTTRASLLSFDTTQLEAARTLNHRYRSAFRRVVLPQIAPGVTAGALLVALYALSDFGTPAIMQYDVFTRVIYVELGAFGQARATVLALELLCVTAFVLALESRIGPEESDGYGSAASSSTVIELGRLRWPAMLFPATVATFTLALPVGILAMWLLRSGPGYAGGGIAFDWAFGLNSVSASLLAALVTVVLALPIAYYAGRSDSLAARLSERSTYVGYAMPGVVLALALVFFGTSYAPGLYQTLPLLVFAYVVRFLPQAVGTTRSSVLGVDGDLLGAARTLGEPPRGAFRRVTLPLITPGLVAGAALVFLTTMKELPATLILHPTGFTTLVTYIWRVQEAGYYGRAALPALVLVAVSGLSMVLLLRQEGTDG
- a CDS encoding extracellular solute-binding protein, whose translation is MTDTDGSRSRRRFLAAVGAAGTAGLAGCQFGSSRTPSRNVAFSDFRGSGPLVESRPPLEGTRLSDLPELSGELDIYLGGGEGGLYRDLVTLLENIYPDFTGRIRGYGAAEGANTIITEGESTPADVFWSVDAGSLGAVADEGLTAELPSEVVEPVPETFHPNGQWVGTAGRARAVPYNTDALSSDDIPETVMDFPGASPLQDAMGWGPTYGAFQAFVTAMRVIEGEEPTREWLNGMLDAGITEYPDEFLVSNAVAEGEIAAGFANHYYALRVRASRPDAPLDLAFTSGDAGALINVAGAAQLAPSDNGDLAQTFIRHLLSAEAQEFFATRTYGYPMIPGIPPVGGLPTIDELNPPDLDLTELSDVQPTLELLRETGVL